One Betta splendens chromosome 16, fBetSpl5.4, whole genome shotgun sequence genomic window carries:
- the paqr7b gene encoding membrane progestin receptor alpha-B yields the protein MATVVMEQIGRLFINAQQLRQIPQLLESAFPTLPCTVKLSDVPWVFRERHIHTGYRQTEQSWRYYFLTLFQRHNETLNVWTHLLAALIILVKWQEISETVDFLRDPHAQPLFIVLLAAFTYLSFSALAHLLSAKSELSYYTFYFLDYVGVSVYQYGSALAHYYYAIEKEWHRKVQGLFLPAAAFLAWLTCFGCCYSKYGNRRLPKLVLKLFQVVPSALAYCLDISPVVHRIYSCYQEGCSDPMVTYHFYHVVFFLISAYFFCCPHPESFFPGRCDFIGQGHQIFHVLVVACTLLQVEALRTDFAERRPLYEQLHGDLAHDAVALFIFTACCSALTAFYVRKRVRASLDEKDE from the coding sequence atggcgacggtGGTGATGGAGCAGATCGGTCGCCTGTTCATCAACGCGCAGCAGCTGCGTCAGATCCCCCAGCTGCTGGAGTCGGCCTTCCCCACTCTGCCGTGCACCGTGAAGCTGTCCGACGTCCCCTGGGTGTTCCGCGAGCGCCACATCCACACCGGCTACCGGCAGACGGAGCAGAGCTGGCGCTACTACTTCCTCACCCTCTTCCAAAGGCACAACGAGACCCTCAACGTGTGGACCCACCTGCTGGCCGCCCTCATAATCCTGGTGAAGTGGCAGGAGATCTCGGAGACGGTGGATTTCCTGCGAGACCCTCACGCTCAGCCCCTCTTCATCGTCCTCCTCGCAGCCTTCACCTACCTCTCCTTCAGTGCCCTCGCTCACCTCCTGTCTGCCAAGTCGGAGCTCTCCTACTACACCTTCTACTTCCTCGACTACGTAGGAGTGTCAGTCTACCAGTATGGCAGCGCCCTGGCCCACTACTACTATGCCATAGAGAAGGAGTGGCACCGGAAAGTGCAGGGGCTCTTTCTCCCCGCTGCCGCTTTCCTGGCCTGGCTCACCTGCTTCGGCTGCTGCTATAGCAAATACGGCAATCGCCGGCTGCCCAAGCTCGTCCTCAAGCTCTTCCAAGTGGTGCCCTCGGCCCTGGCTTACTGTTTAGACATCAGCCCCGTGGTCCACCGCATCTACAGCTGCTACCAGGAGGGCTGCTCCGACCCCATGGTGACGTACCACTTCTACCACGTGGTCTTTTTCCTCATCAGCGCCTATTTCTTCTGCTGCCCGCACCCAGAGAGCTTCTTCCCCGGGAGGTGTGACTTCATCGGGCAGGGCCACCAGATCTTTCACGTGCTGGTGGTGGCGTGCaccctgctgcaggtggaggcgcTACGAACAGACTTCGCGGAGCGGCGGCCGCTGTACGAGCAGCTGCACGGCGACCTGGCGCACGACGCCGTGGCGCTCTTCATCTTcaccgcctgctgcagcgccctcACGGCCTTCTACGTGCGCAAGCGCGTGCGCGCCTCCCTGGACGAGAAGGACGAGTAA
- the stmn1b gene encoding stathmin 1b, which translates to MANTEDIQVKELSRRASGQAFEVILSPSTLEAKGDFPLSPLKKKETTLDEIKRKLNAADERRKSHEAEMLKHFAEKHEHEKLVIQKAQEENCNFSKMAQEKLNQKMEANKENRTARMAALSEKFKEKDKKLEEVRKNKETMKEKEN; encoded by the exons ATGGCAaacactgaag ACATACAAGTGAAGGAGCTGAGCCGACGTGCTTCAGGTCAAGCGTTTGAGGTCATTCTGAGTCCTTCAACCCTGGAAGCCAAGGGAGACTTTCCGTTGTCCCcacttaaaaaaaaggaaacaacattGGACgagataaaaagaaaacttaATGCTGCAGATGAGAGGCGCAAG aGTCATGAGGCTGAAATGCTGAAACACTTTGCTGAGAAACATGAGCACGAGAAGCTAGTAATTCAGAAGGCCCAGGAGGAAAACTGCAACTTTAGCAAGATGGCACAAGAGAAGCTCAATCAGAAGATGGAGGCAAACAAAGAGAATCGCACTGCGCGGATGGCAGCTCTCAGTGAGAAGTTCAAGGAGAAG GACAAGAAGCTTGAAGAAGTGAGGAAGAACAAGGAGACtatgaaagaaaaggagaactAA
- the serinc2l gene encoding serine incorporator 1 codes for MGACLALCSLASCASCLCGSAPCLLCGCCPSSNNSTVTRLVFSFFLLLGTMVSVIMILPGMETQLRKIPGFCQGGSTIPGFENKVNCDVIVGYKSVYRMCFAMTCFFFLFSAIMIRVRSSKDPRAAIQNGFWFFKFLILIGITVGAFFIPDGTFNTVWFYFGAVGSFIFIIIQLILLIDFAHSWNKVWVEKAENSNNKCWFAGLLSFTFLYYALAFTAVVLFYVYYTKPDDCTEHKVFISLNLIFCVIVSVVSILPKIQEVNPYSGLLQASLISLYTMYVTWSAMTNNPDRNCNPSLLSLVSNISTTAPSGDGTTGPVQWWDAQGIVGLVIFLFCTLYASIRSSSNSQVNKLMQTQEGGESGEEGVLGEDGIRRAIDNEEEGVTYSYSFFHFHLCLASLYIMMTLTNWYQPDTTTQAMKSTMPAVWVKMSSSWLGLGLYLWTLIAPLIFPDRDFS; via the exons ATGGGCGCTTGTCTGGCCTTGTGTTCCTTAGCCAGCTGT GCCTCATGTCTGTGTGGCTCAGCACCATGCCTACTGTGTGGGTGCTGTCCCTCTTCCAATAACTCTACTGTTACACGCCTGGTCTTCTCCTTCTTTCTGCTGCTGGGAACCATGGTATCCGTAATAATGATCCTTCCTGGGATGGAGACACAACTCCGCAAA ATTCCTGGATTTTGCCAAGGAGGATCTACTATACCTGGATTTGAAAACAAAGTTAACTGCGATGTCATAGTGGGCTACAAGTCTGTGTACCGCATGTGCTTCGCCATGACttgcttcttctttttgttctcCGCCATAATGATACGTGTCCGTAGCAGCAAAGATCCACGGGCAGCCATTCAAAACGG GTTTTGGTTCTTTAAATTTCTGATCCTCATTGGGATTACAGTGGGAGCGTTTTTCATCCCAGATGGAACATTTAATACAG tGTGGTTTTACTTTGGAGCAGTGGGATCTTTCATCTTTATTATCATCCAGCTTATTCTCCTCATTGACTTTGCCCATTCCTGGAACAAAGTGTGGgtggaaaaagctgaaaacagtaACAACAAATGCTGGTTTGCAG GTCTGCTGTCTTTTACCTTCCTCTATTATGCCCTGGCCTTTACTGCTGTGGTGCTTTTCTACGTGTACTACACAAAGCCTGATGATTGCACTGAGCACAAGGTCTTCATCAGCCTAAACCTCATCTTTTGCGTCATAGTTTCCGTCGTCTCCATTTTGCCCAAGATACAG gaaGTCAATCCATACTCTGGTCTGCTCCAGGCTTCCCTTATTTCTCTCTACACTATGTATGTCACTTGGTCTGCAATGACTAACAATCCAG ATCGCAATTGTAACCCCAGCCTACTGAGTCTAGTGTCCAACATCAGCACCACTGCACCCTCTGGTGATGGCACCACAGGACCCGTGCAGTGGTGGGACGCCCAGGGAATTGTTGGTTTGgtcatcttcctcttctgcaCTCTCTATGCAAG CATTCGTTCATCAAGTAACAGCCAGGTTAACAAGCTGATGCAGACACAGGAGGGTGGGGAGTCAGGTGAAGAGGGTGTGTTGGGAGAGGATGGCATACGCAGGGCCATTGacaatgaggaggagggagtcaCTTACAGTTACTCCTTCTTCCACTTCCATCTCTGCCTGGCTTCTTTGTACATCATGATGACTCTCACCAACTGGTACCA ACCAGACACCACCACCCAGGCCATGAAGAGCACTATGCCAGCTGTGTGGGTGAAGATGAGCTCCAGCTGGCTTGGCCTTGGGCTCTACCTCTGGACCCTCATTGCCCCTCTCATCTTCCCTGATAGGGATTTCAGCTGA